From the genome of Arthrobacter sp. SLBN-122:
GTCCCAGCCGGGTTCTCTGGCCGGAACTGGGCCTTACCAAGCTGGACCTGGTCAACTACATCTGCGACGTGGGGGAGGCGTTCATCGCCGCCAACGGGGACCGGCCCCTGGCGCTGCAGCGGTTCTCCGGCACCATCGACGGCGAGCAATTCTTCTCCAAGAACCCGCCCAAGGGCACGCCGGATTTCATCCGCTCCGTCAAAGTGGTGTACCCCAGCGCACGGTCACACCCGCAACTTGTCTTCGACGAGCCGGCGGCAGCCGTTTGGGCCGCGCAGATGAACACGGTGGTGTTCCACCCCTGGCCGTCCCGGGCGGAAAACACTGACAACCCGGACCAGTTGCGCATCGACCTTGACCCGCAGCCGGGAACCGACTTCGATGACGCCGTCCCCGCCGCGCTGGTGCTCAAGGACGTCCTGGCCGAGGCAGGCCTGACCTGCTTCATCAAGACCTCCGGAAACCGCGGACTCCATGTCTACGCACCCATCGAAGCAACCCGCGAGTTCCTCGACGTACGGCATGCCGTCATCGCCGCTGCAAGGGAAGTGGAGCGTCGCACCCCGGACAAGGTGACCACAGCCTGGTGGAAGGAAGAACGCGGCCGGCGGGTGTTCCTGGACTTCAACCAGGCCAACCGGGACCGCACCATCGCCGGCGCCTACAGCCCCCGCGCCCTGCCACACGCTCCCGTCTCCTGCCCCATCACCTGGGAGGAGCTGGAGAACGCTGATCCGAAGAACTTCACCATCCTTACGGTGCCCGAACGCTTGAAGACGGTGGGGGATCCCTGGGCGGATTTCAGTGCCCGCCCGGGCACCATCGACACCCTGCTGGAGTGGTGGGACCGCGACTGCAAAGCCGGCCTGGGGGAAATGCCCTTCCCGCCGGACTACCCCAAGATGCCAGGCGAGCCGCCCCGGGTCCAGCCCAGCCGCGCCCGCAAGCAGGACTGACCCCAACAGGACTGAGCCAAGCAGGACTCACCAAGGCGCTCCCAAAACGGGGCACTTTGGCGCGGACACGCCGGTCGCCGTCGTGATTCCCGACGGCGCCCGGACGCAAAGTGCCCCTTGACGGCCACCCGCGGCCTGGAAGCGGCGGGGCCCGGAGCTACTCGAAGCGGGACGGATCGCCCATGCCACGCCTGACAACCTCGGCCACCCCGCTGGAGAAATCGACCACGGTGGTGGGCTCGGCGCCGCAGTCCCCGGCGTCGATCACGGCGTCCACCTGGTGGTCCAGCCGCTCCTTGATCTCCCAGCCAACGGTCAGCGGCTCTTCCTCATCCGGCAGCAGCAGCGTGCTCGACAGCAGCGGCTCGCCCAGTTCGGCCAGCAGCGCCTGGACAACGCGATTGTCAGGAATCCGCACCCCGACAGTCTTCTTCTTTGGGTGGAGCAGGCGTTTGGGAACCTCCCTGGTGGCAGGCAGGATGAAGGTGTAGCTGCCTGGAGTCACGGACTTGATGCTGCGGAAGACATCATTGCCGATGCTCACGAACTGCCCCAGCTGCGCGAAATCCCGGCAGACAAGGGTGAAGTGGTGCTTGTCGTCCAGGTGCCGGATGCTCCTGATCCTGTCCAGGGCGTCCCGGTTGCCCATCTGCGCCCCCAGCGCATAGCAGGAATCCGTGGGGTAGGCGATCAGCCCACCATCCCGGATGATGTTCACCGCCTGCGAGATGGCACGCGGCTGGGGGTCCTGGGGATGAACGTCAAAGAATCTGGCCATGCCCCCGAGCCTACGTTCCCGCGCGCCCCGCCGCACCATATACCCCCCCGTCAGGCATCCTGGAATACGGGGTGAACAGGGGAGACTTCCCCTACCGGGTTGCCGCAGGATGGGGCAGGATGTTGTCTGCCCACGTTCCGGCCGGCGCAGTTCCGGCCCCTGTGAAGGAGAGCTCCCCATGCCAACAATCCTCAACCCCTACATCAGTTTCAGGGACAATGCCCGTGAGGCGATGAACTTCTACCAGTCAGTGTTCGGCGGCGAGCTGACACTCAGCACGTTTGGCGACTTCCAGGCCAGCGAGGATCCGGCGGAGGCGGAAAAGATCATGCACGGCATGCTGACCACCACCCAGGGCCTGGTGATCATGGGCGCTGACACCCCCAACAGCATGGAGTACCACCCGGGTTCCGCGATTTCCATCTCCGTCAGCGGCGACGACGAGGTGGAACTGCGCGGCTACTACCAGAAGCTCAGCGGTGACGGGGGAGCGGTGACTGTTCCCATGGAACAGTCACCGTGGGGTGACGTCTTTGGCATGTGCACGGACCGGTACGGAATCGCATGGCTGGTCAACGTCAACGCAGCCCAGCCCGCGCCGGCACCGTAAGCGGGGAGGGGCCTGAGGGCGGCCGGGAGGGCCTCCCGGCCGCACGACCGGATCTGCGCTTTGCCTTGAGGCCGGGCCCCAGGGCTGGGAGGATTAATGCGTGAGGCCCCTCATGGAGTTCCTGTCCGACAAATGGTGGATGGTGTTTCCACTGATGGCGCTGGCCGGCCGCTGGGCGGGCGGCTGGCGGCGCGGCGCCGGGCGCCGGTACCGGCGCAGGGCCGAACTGTACAACCTCCGGAACCAGGCACGTGAAGCCGAAAGGGCGTCCGTGGCCGAGGTGCAGTCGCTGATGGACACCCACGACGACACCAACCGGCGATGGCTTGAATATGAGCTCGACGTGGGCAAGCTCATCGATTTTCCAATGATGACGGACGTTCGGGAACCGCTCACGGTGGCCTTCCTGCGCGCCAAGCGGGAAGCCGACGGCCAGCGGCCCCCATCCGCCGAACACCTGACATCACTGTCCGGCCTTGACGCCTACCGGCAGGCAGT
Proteins encoded in this window:
- a CDS encoding VOC family protein, producing the protein MPTILNPYISFRDNAREAMNFYQSVFGGELTLSTFGDFQASEDPAEAEKIMHGMLTTTQGLVIMGADTPNSMEYHPGSAISISVSGDDEVELRGYYQKLSGDGGAVTVPMEQSPWGDVFGMCTDRYGIAWLVNVNAAQPAPAP
- the ligD gene encoding non-homologous end-joining DNA ligase; the encoded protein is MASEQTTITVQGPNGPREMRISSPSRVLWPELGLTKLDLVNYICDVGEAFIAANGDRPLALQRFSGTIDGEQFFSKNPPKGTPDFIRSVKVVYPSARSHPQLVFDEPAAAVWAAQMNTVVFHPWPSRAENTDNPDQLRIDLDPQPGTDFDDAVPAALVLKDVLAEAGLTCFIKTSGNRGLHVYAPIEATREFLDVRHAVIAAAREVERRTPDKVTTAWWKEERGRRVFLDFNQANRDRTIAGAYSPRALPHAPVSCPITWEELENADPKNFTILTVPERLKTVGDPWADFSARPGTIDTLLEWWDRDCKAGLGEMPFPPDYPKMPGEPPRVQPSRARKQD
- a CDS encoding L-threonylcarbamoyladenylate synthase, with translation MARFFDVHPQDPQPRAISQAVNIIRDGGLIAYPTDSCYALGAQMGNRDALDRIRSIRHLDDKHHFTLVCRDFAQLGQFVSIGNDVFRSIKSVTPGSYTFILPATREVPKRLLHPKKKTVGVRIPDNRVVQALLAELGEPLLSSTLLLPDEEEPLTVGWEIKERLDHQVDAVIDAGDCGAEPTTVVDFSSGVAEVVRRGMGDPSRFE